The Stenotrophomonas sp. ASS1 genome segment TACTGCGAATGGCTCAGGGCCGCTTCGTAGTCCCAGTTGCCGGCCAGGTTGCCCTTGAAGCCGGTGGTCACGCTGAAGGTCTTCTGCGTGCTGCGCACCATTGCATTGCGCAGGCCACCCATCTCCTCGGGCGAGAACTGGCGCTGCCAGAACTCGATCTCGCCGGTGGCCTGGTTGTTGAAATAGCCCGACTCATCGCCGTTGGCGTCCATGCGGCCCCACTTGGTGACGTCGCGCATCAGCGACATCGTGTGGTAGCCCAGCTGCACATCGGCGAACCACTGCTGGCCGTTGTCGAAGTCGTAGCTCAGCGAGGCGTAGCCATTGGCGCCGCGGCGCTTGCTGAGTATGGTGCCGTAGCCGATCGAGCTGTCGCTGCCGCAGTAGTAACCGTAGCGCGGGCGGTAGGCGCGGTAGGTGCTGCCCTGGTTCTGCCCGGCCAGCGCTTCGCAGGTGGCCGCGCCCGGATCCAGGTAGTCGTCGTTGTAGTCCGTGCGCAGGTAAGCGCGGCGTGCGATGCGTGAGCCCTCGGTGGGGCCGTCCTGGGTCGAATCCTGGATGTCGCGCTCGTACGCCCACAGCGGGGTCTGCGACTGCAGTTCAACGCTGTACACGGCGTTGAAGTTGCCACGGCTGAAGCCACTGGCCAGGCTCATGTCGAACGACTCGCCACCGCCTTCGCTGGTGGTGCCCATGCGCATGTCGACGGTGGTGCCGTCGGCCTTCTTCTTCAGGATGAAGTTGACCACGCCGGCGATCGCGTCCGAACCGTAGATGGCCGAGGCACTGCCGGTCAGCACTTCGATGCGCTCGATCATGCCCAGCGGGATGTTGGAGACGTCGGTGAAGTTGCTGCGGCCCTTGAACGGCATCGGGAAGTCGGCGATGCGGCGGCCATTGACCAGCACCAGCGTGTGGTTCGGGCCCAGCCCGCGCAGGTCCACCTGCTGGGCGCCCGGCGAGAAGTCGGCGCCGCTGGACGACTGCTGGCTCTGCGTCTCACCGCCGTTCTGGGTCATCGAGCGCAGTACGTCGGGCACGCTGGTGAAGCCGCTGGAGCGGATCTGCTCGGCGCTGATCACCGTGATCGGGGCGGGGCCTTCCACCTGGGCGCGCGGAATGCGCGAACCGGTGACCTGCACCGCATCCAGTTGTTGAACCGAAGAGGAGGCCGGTGCCTGGGCCGCCGCGGAAGCAGCCACGCCCATCAACGCCAGCTGGATCGACCACGCCATCGCCTTTCTACGCATGAGGAATTCTCGGAAATGAAGCCGGCCCGCAGAGGAGGGGCCCTGTCCCCCATTCAGATTTCCGGAATGGGCGCGCGCATTTAACGCCTTTTTCATGCCCTTGACTACTGGGTCCCTATCTGGCAAAGAGTGAAAACGCTTGCAAGTCGATTTTGTTCAGGGAGATCAAGATGCGACGCCTCCATTGCACCCTGCGTGCCCCCTTCGCCTGGCTGGCGCTGCTGGTGTTGGACGTGCCGTTGGCCGCCCTTGCGCAGGACCTGCAGGGCCCGGGCTTCGCCTACTACGAAGCCGGGGATCTCGACGCACCCAGGCCCGGCCCGCGCGCGCCGGCCATGATGCTGATGGGCGGTGGCGAATGGGTGCCGGAGGCCTTTCACTGGTGGCTGAAGCAGGCCGGCAACGGCCGCGTGCTGATCCTGCGCGCTTCTGGCAGTGATGAACTGCAGGACCGCCTGTATCGCGAGATTGGCGGGACCACCGCAGTGCAGACGCTGGTCTTCGACAGCCGCCGCGGCGCCGACGATCCGGCCGTGCTGCGCGTGGTGGCTGCGGCCGATGCCATCTTCATTGCCGGTGGTGACCAGTCGCGCTACATCCGCTTCTGGAAGGGCACCGCGCTCAACCGCGCGCTCAATGCCCATGTGCGCGCCGGCAAGCCGATTGCCGGTACCAGCGCCGGGCTGGCCATCCTCGGTGGCTACGCCTACGGCGCGATGGACGGCGGCAGCATCACCTCCGCCGGTGCGCTGGCCGACCCGATGGGCAGTGCGGTGACCATGGACAGTGGCTTCCTGCAGATGCCCTACCTGCAGCGCGTGGTCACCGACACCCACTTCGACAAGCGCGATCGGCTTGGCCGCCTGATCGTGTTCGTGGCGCGCGCCGCGCAGGACAGTGGCGACCCCGACATCGTCGGCATCGGCGTCGACGAGGACACCGCCCTGTGCGTGGAGCCCGATGGCCAGGCGCAGGTCTACAGCGCCGACGGCGAAGGCAAGGTCTGGGTGGTCAGCCCCGGCCGCGATGCCGACCGTCTGGTCGAGGGCGAGCCGCTGCGCTTCCACGCGGTACCGGTAACGGTGGTCGCCAGCGGCAGCCGCATGCGCCTGGATGACTTCCAGGCCGACGCCGACTACCAGGCCGTGGCCGACGTCAGCGACGGCGAGATTGAGTTCACGCTTCGGTAGTGCCGGCCGCTGGCCGGCAACTCGCCTTCCCTGATGCGCCCCTTGCCGGCCAGCGGCCGGCACTACCCCGCAATCCATTCCCTCGTTCTGCTGGAGACGTACCCGATGAAACTGCGCCTGGCGCTGTCCGCACTGTTGTCCCTGCCCATGCTTGCCCAGGCCGCACCGGCGGCTTCACCGCTGCTGGTCATCCACGGCGGCGCCGGCGTCGAGCGCAAGGACCTGTCGCCGGCCGAGGAAAAGGCCGCACGTGACGCGCTGCGGGCGGCCCTGTTGAAGGGGCATGCGGAGCTGGCGGCGGGTCGCCCCGCGTTGGCTGCAGTCACCGCTGCGATCACCGTCCTGGAGGACGATCCCACCTTCAACGCCGGCAAGGGCGCGGTGTTCACCCATGACGGCCACAACGAGCTGGATGCCGCAGTGATGGACGGGGCCACCCAGGCTGCAGGCGCGGTGGCCGGCGTGCAGCGGGTGCGCAACCCGATCCTGCTGGCGCAGACCGTGATGCAGAAATCGAGGCACGTGATGATGGTGGGGCAGGGCGCCGAAGCCTTCGCGGTCGAGCAGGGGATGTCTTTGGTCGATCCCTCCTACTTCCGTACGGAGAAGCGTTGGCAGCAGCTGCAGCGTGCACTCAAAGAAGAGGCCAGTGGCCAGGCGCATGCCGACCTGGAGACTGCAAAGCACTTCGGGACCGTCGGTGCGGTCGCATTGGATGCGCAGGGGCACCTGGCCGCCGGTACCTCCACTGGTGGCATGACCAACAAGCGCTATGGCCGGGTGGGTGACTCGCCGATCATCGGTGCAGGCACCTGGGCCGATGCGCGCTGTGCGGTGTCCGGCACCGGCTGGGGCGAGTACTACATCCGCACCGCGGCCGCGCACGAGATCTGCGCACGCATGCGCTACCAGGGGCAGACGCCGGAACAGGCCGGCAAGGGCGTGATCAACGAGACGATTCCGCAGATGGGGGGTGACGGCGGTGCGATCGTGCTCGCTGCAGACGGAAAAATGGGCACGCCATTCAACACCCAGGGCATGTATCGGGGCTGGATCGGCGGCGACGGCGTCCCTCATGTCGCAATTTTCGCCAACGAGACCCTGCCGGTTCCCGGGCAATAACCTTGCGTATCAATGGGTTTGCGACAGCGTGTGAAAAAAATGGAAAAAAGCGTTGACAGCCCCCCGTCCCATCAGCAGAATAAGCGGCTCACCACCACACACCGCAACGCTTCGGCGGCAACGGAATGGGGTGGTAAGGAGGGATACCCAAGCGGCCAACGGGGGCAGACTGTAAATCTGCTGGCTTACGCCTTCGGTGGTTCGAATCCACCTCCCTCCACCAGTTTCACGTTGTGACATTCCCGGCGCGGGAGTAGTTCAATGGTAGAACCTCAGCCTTCCAAGCTGATGGTGC includes the following:
- a CDS encoding cyanophycinase, giving the protein MRRLHCTLRAPFAWLALLVLDVPLAALAQDLQGPGFAYYEAGDLDAPRPGPRAPAMMLMGGGEWVPEAFHWWLKQAGNGRVLILRASGSDELQDRLYREIGGTTAVQTLVFDSRRGADDPAVLRVVAAADAIFIAGGDQSRYIRFWKGTALNRALNAHVRAGKPIAGTSAGLAILGGYAYGAMDGGSITSAGALADPMGSAVTMDSGFLQMPYLQRVVTDTHFDKRDRLGRLIVFVARAAQDSGDPDIVGIGVDEDTALCVEPDGQAQVYSADGEGKVWVVSPGRDADRLVEGEPLRFHAVPVTVVASGSRMRLDDFQADADYQAVADVSDGEIEFTLR
- a CDS encoding isoaspartyl peptidase/L-asparaginase, translated to MKLRLALSALLSLPMLAQAAPAASPLLVIHGGAGVERKDLSPAEEKAARDALRAALLKGHAELAAGRPALAAVTAAITVLEDDPTFNAGKGAVFTHDGHNELDAAVMDGATQAAGAVAGVQRVRNPILLAQTVMQKSRHVMMVGQGAEAFAVEQGMSLVDPSYFRTEKRWQQLQRALKEEASGQAHADLETAKHFGTVGAVALDAQGHLAAGTSTGGMTNKRYGRVGDSPIIGAGTWADARCAVSGTGWGEYYIRTAAAHEICARMRYQGQTPEQAGKGVINETIPQMGGDGGAIVLAADGKMGTPFNTQGMYRGWIGGDGVPHVAIFANETLPVPGQ